The Neorhodopirellula lusitana sequence ACCGCCTTCATCGTTCAGTGGCGGCAACGTTCCAAAATCGAACTCTTCTACAATCTCAACATTGTCGACCACTTCAACCGAGTCCGAAGGGTGACTGGAGCCATCGTCCATCGTTGCCTGGAACAGTCGGTCATCAAGTGAGGTATCCGAACTGTGGACCCTGTCGGCCAATTGATCATGCTCGCCAGGCGTGCCGAAAACGCCACCTTTCAAACGCTCAAATTGCCCCAACAGGTCAACCACGGAAGATGGCCGCTCTGAAGGCTTCTTTGCCATCATCCTTGAAAGCAAGTTAATCAGCGAGGCTGGACAATCCGGCCTCAACTTACGAATGTCCGGCAAAGGTGCCGTTTGATGCTTCGCCAAACGCTGAGCCACCGTGTCACCTCGAAACGGAGGCCGGCCGGTCAACAGGAAATACAACGTGCAACCAAGCGAATAGATATCCGCCCGCGCGTCCACGGTCATGCTATTGAGCGCCTGCTCGGGAGCCACAAAGTCAGCGGTCCCCATCAAACGTTTGCCATCGTTGGCATCACCGGATTCAGTCCAACCAATGCGGGCCAAACCCATATCGCTGATTTTGACAACTCCGTCACTGCGAAGCATCAAGTTGGACGGCTTAATGTCGCGGTGAATGACCCCGCGTTCGTGCGCGTGAGCCAGTCCCCGACAAGCCTGGGTCATCGCATCCACAGCGGCCGCAAATGACATCACGCCATCTCGCACGATCACTTGATGCAAGTCGATTCCGTCGACGTACTCCATCACGATGTAGAGTTTGCCGCCCGCTTCATTGAAGTCGTAAGCCCGTACGATATTCACGTGATCTAATTGCGCCGACGCCCGCGCCTCTTCCTTGAAGCGCCGAATGCGTCGTTCATCCTGCAGCGATTCGGGCGGCAACACCTTCAATGCCATCTGACGTTTCATCACTTGATGCTCGCCCAGATAAACCATGCCCATGCCGCCTTTGCCCAGCGGACGCAACAACTTATACGCCCCCAAGTAAAAGCCTTTGCTCTTTCCGGCAAGTAACTTGGCCGCTTGCCAGCGAGTCAACAGTCCCGAGTTCTGCAGCCCTTCCGCTAAGCGGTTGCAATCGACCACCACGTTCTCGGTCAACAGCGACGCGACCACCGTTTTGATCTCATCGAGTTTTAAGACTCCCGATGCGAGTGCACGCTTCACCAAAGCTCGAGTCTCATCATCGAGAATCGGGCGTGGTTGAGCGGTTGAATCAGCCGAGACAGAATTCACCGTATCGGAAAGTCGGCTTTTGCCAGACATCAATTGCATCAAATTGTTT is a genomic window containing:
- a CDS encoding serine/threonine-protein kinase, with product MQLMSGKSRLSDTVNSVSADSTAQPRPILDDETRALVKRALASGVLKLDEIKTVVASLLTENVVVDCNRLAEGLQNSGLLTRWQAAKLLAGKSKGFYLGAYKLLRPLGKGGMGMVYLGEHQVMKRQMALKVLPPESLQDERRIRRFKEEARASAQLDHVNIVRAYDFNEAGGKLYIVMEYVDGIDLHQVIVRDGVMSFAAAVDAMTQACRGLAHAHERGVIHRDIKPSNLMLRSDGVVKISDMGLARIGWTESGDANDGKRLMGTADFVAPEQALNSMTVDARADIYSLGCTLYFLLTGRPPFRGDTVAQRLAKHQTAPLPDIRKLRPDCPASLINLLSRMMAKKPSERPSSVVDLLGQFERLKGGVFGTPGEHDQLADRVHSSDTSLDDRLFQATMDDGSSHPSDSVEVVDNVEIVEEFDFGTLPPLNDEGGVSAGSTFDSLGQFDSIGQFSSASQSQALTNPSAFPDKSDPAKPSRSSVVQAKRQSQDGQMMILGVGLAIAILALVLVVGMVAYTVSRPLPNQPSKLKSLEDGKGGRIIVIQ